One Hordeum vulgare subsp. vulgare chromosome 4H, MorexV3_pseudomolecules_assembly, whole genome shotgun sequence DNA window includes the following coding sequences:
- the LOC123449983 gene encoding pre-mRNA-splicing factor ATP-dependent RNA helicase DEAH1-like isoform X2: MRERDAVHTRKLMERQLSKEEQEELTRRSQALEKNDTSDLRDFSRQAYLQKRRDKKIDEIRDEILDHEYLFQDVTLTEAEKNDFRYKKKIFDLVKQHVESADDVAEYKMPEAYDMGEGVNQEKRFSVAMQRYKDPEAKDKMNPFAEQEAWEEHQIGKSKLEFGSKDRKRSSNEYQYVFDDQIDFVKSSVIEGTQFEDDSDQETIDAKDILKRELQDERKTLPIYKFRDDLLKAVDEYQVIVIVGETGSGKTTQIPQYLHEAGYTARGKVACTQPRRVAAMSVAARVSQEMGVKLGHEVGYSIRFEDCTSEKTMIKYMTDGMLLREFLGEPDLAGYSVVMVDEAHERTLSTDILFGLVKDIARFRPDLKLLISSATLDAEKFSDYFDSAPIFKIPGRRYPVEVHYTKAPEADYIDAAIVTILQIHVTQPPGDILVFLTGQEEIETVDEILKHKTRGLGTKIPELNICPIYANLPTELQAKIFETTPEGSRKVVLATNIAETSLTIDGIKYVIDPGFCKIKSYNPRTGMESLLINPISKASANQRAGRSGRTGPGKCFRLYTSYNYMHDLEDNTVPEIQRTNLANVVLTLKSLGIHDLVNFDFMDPPPSEALLKALEQLFALSALNSRGELTKTGRRMAEFPLDPMLSKMIVASEKYKCSDEVMSIASMLSIGNSIFYRPKDKQVHADNARLNFHTGNVGDHIALLNVYNSWRETDFSTQWCYENYIQVRSMKRARDIRDQLEGLMERVEIEVCSNASDLDAIKKAITSGFFHHSARLQKNGSYRTVKNPQTVFIHPSSGLAQLLPRWVIYHELVLTTKEYMRQVTELKPEWLVEIAPHYYQLKDVDDAASKKLPKGQGRAAL, from the exons ATGAGAGAAAGAGATGCAGTGCACACTCGAAAG TTGATGGAGCGACAGTTATCTAAGGAAGAACAAG AGGAGCTTACCAGAAGATCACAAGCATTGGAAAAGAATGACACTTCAGATCTGAG AGATTTTTCAAGGCAAGCGTACTTGCAAAAGCGAAGGGATAAAAAAATTGATGAGATTCG GGACGAAATTCTCGATCATGAATACCTTTTTCAGGATGTGACACTGACCGAAGCAGAAAAAAATGACTTCAG ATACAAGAAGAAGATTTTTGATCTTGTTAAGCAGCATGTTGAGAGTGCAGATGATGTTGCTGAG TACAAAATGCCTGAAGCTTATGACATGGGTGAAGGTGTTAATCAAGAAAAGAGATTCTCGGTAGCAATGCAGCGTTACAA AGATCCTGAGGCCAAAGATAAAATGAATCCTTTCGCTGAACAGGAAGCATGGGAAGAACATCAAATAG GAAAGTCTAAGCTGGAATTTGGATCGAAAGATAGAAAGCGGTCTTCTAATGAGTACCA GTATGTATTTGATGATCAAATTGATTTTGTAAAATCATCGGTCATAGAAGGAACACAG TTTGAAGATGATTCAGACCAAGAGACCATTGATGCAAAAGATATTTTAAAAAGAGAACTTCAG GATGAGCGGAAAACCCTTCCAATCTATAAATTCAGAGATGACCTGCTCAAGGCTGTTGATGAATATCAG GTTATTGTCATAGTGGGAGAAACCGGCTCTGGTAAAACAACACAAATACCTCAatatcttcatgaagctggatatACAGCAAGAGGAAAG GTTGCTTGTACACAACCTCGTCGAGTGGCAGCCATGAGCGTTGCAGCAAGGGTGTCTCAAGAGATGGGTGTGAAATTGGGACACGAG GTTGGTTACTCCATAAGGTTTGAGGATTGCACCTCAGAGAAAACAATGATTAAATACATGACTGATGGAATGCTTTTGAGGGAGTTTCTCGGAGAACCAGATTTGGCGGGCTACAG TGTTGTCATGGTTGATGAGGCTCATGAGCGCACGCTGTCTACTGATATCTTGTTTGGTTTGGTTAAG GACATTGCTAGGTTTCGTCCAGACCTGAAGTTGCTTATTTCAAGTGCAACCCTTGACGCTGAAAAATTTAGCGACTACTTTGATTCAGCTCCTATTTTCAAGATTCCTGGGAGGCGATACCCTGTTGAAGTTCATTATACAAAAGCTCCAGAAGCAGATTATATTGATGCTGCCATTGTCACTATTTTACAGATACATGTGACACAGCCCCCTGGTGATATCCTAGTGTTCCTTACAGGACAGGAAGAAATTGAAACAGTTGATGAAATCCTTAAACACAAAACAAGGGGTTTAGGCACAAAGATTCCAGAGCTAAATATATGCCCTATTTATGCAAATCTGCCTACTGAACTTCAAGCGAAGATCTTTGAAACAACCCCTGAGGGTTCTCGGAAAGTGGTCCTGGCCACTAATATAGCAGAGACTTCACTAACCATTGATGGTATAAAATATGTTATTGACCCAGGTTTTTGTAAGATCAAGTCATACAACCCTCGTACCGGGATGGAATCCCTGCTTATCAATCCCATCTCAAAGGCATCAGCAAACCAGAGGGCAGGAAGATCTGGACGGACAGGACCAGGAAAATGTTTCCGTCTGTACACAAGTTATAACTACATGCATGATCTTGAGGATAATACTGTTCCAGAGATACAAAGAACCAACCTTGCAAATGTTGTTCTTACACTTAAGAGTCTTGGTATTCATGACTTGGTTAATTTTGATTTTATGGACCCACCTCCTTCAGAGGCCTTGTTGAAGGCCCTGGAACAACTTTTTGCTCTCAGTGCACTCAACAGTCGTGGAGAGTTGACCAAGACTGGAAGACGAATGGCAGAGTTtccactagatcccatgttgtcaAAGATGATAGTAGCTTCGGAGAAATACAAGTGTTCTGATGAGGTCATGTCCATTGCGTCAATGTTGTCGATCGGCAATTCTATATTCTACCGTCCGAAAGACAAACAGGTTCATGCAGATAATGCAAGGCTGAACTTCCACACTGGGAACGTTGGGGACCACATAGCATTACTCAAT GTTTATAACTCATGGAGAGAAACAGACTTCTCGACTCAATGGTGCTATGAAAATTATATCCAG GTCCGCAGCATGAAGAGAGCAAGAGATATTCGAGATCAACTGGAGGGACTTATGGAGAGAGTCGAGATTGAGGTGTGTTCAAATGCCAGTGACTTGGATGCTATTAAAAAGGCTATAACATCCG gTTTCTTCCACCACTCTGCTCGGTTGCAGAAGAATGGCTCATATAGAACTGTCAAGAATCCTCAGACGGTCTTTATCCACCCTAGTTCAGGATTAGCACAG CTACTTCCCCGTTGGGTAATATACCACGAACTAGTTCTCACGACTAAAGAGTACATGCGTCAG GTGACGGAACTGAAGCCTGAATGGCTGGTGGAAATTGCCCCGCACTACTACCAACTAAAAGATGTGGACGACG CTGCTTCGAAGAAGCTGCCCAAGGGCCAAGGACGAGCTGCATTGTAG
- the LOC123449983 gene encoding pre-mRNA-splicing factor ATP-dependent RNA helicase DEAH1-like isoform X1 codes for MASDKQLRDWVSDKLMSIQGFSTSVLVHYVIGLAKDCSSAGDLVGKLVDYGFSSSAETTSFAADIYAKVPRKGKSISNYQKQERDAAKLVKKQSTYKLLADEDDDEIDNHTTSSASASSKSRKHFRRKTQDQDDGKDDDETAAHISERSVRRRTEEVDDEDGNDTLDEEQEILRDQQERAQLEKNMRERDAVHTRKLMERQLSKEEQEELTRRSQALEKNDTSDLRDFSRQAYLQKRRDKKIDEIRDEILDHEYLFQDVTLTEAEKNDFRYKKKIFDLVKQHVESADDVAEYKMPEAYDMGEGVNQEKRFSVAMQRYKDPEAKDKMNPFAEQEAWEEHQIGKSKLEFGSKDRKRSSNEYQYVFDDQIDFVKSSVIEGTQFEDDSDQETIDAKDILKRELQDERKTLPIYKFRDDLLKAVDEYQVIVIVGETGSGKTTQIPQYLHEAGYTARGKVACTQPRRVAAMSVAARVSQEMGVKLGHEVGYSIRFEDCTSEKTMIKYMTDGMLLREFLGEPDLAGYSVVMVDEAHERTLSTDILFGLVKDIARFRPDLKLLISSATLDAEKFSDYFDSAPIFKIPGRRYPVEVHYTKAPEADYIDAAIVTILQIHVTQPPGDILVFLTGQEEIETVDEILKHKTRGLGTKIPELNICPIYANLPTELQAKIFETTPEGSRKVVLATNIAETSLTIDGIKYVIDPGFCKIKSYNPRTGMESLLINPISKASANQRAGRSGRTGPGKCFRLYTSYNYMHDLEDNTVPEIQRTNLANVVLTLKSLGIHDLVNFDFMDPPPSEALLKALEQLFALSALNSRGELTKTGRRMAEFPLDPMLSKMIVASEKYKCSDEVMSIASMLSIGNSIFYRPKDKQVHADNARLNFHTGNVGDHIALLNVYNSWRETDFSTQWCYENYIQVRSMKRARDIRDQLEGLMERVEIEVCSNASDLDAIKKAITSGFFHHSARLQKNGSYRTVKNPQTVFIHPSSGLAQLLPRWVIYHELVLTTKEYMRQVTELKPEWLVEIAPHYYQLKDVDDAASKKLPKGQGRAAL; via the exons ATGGCGAGCGACAAGCAGCTCAGGGACTGGGTCTCGGACAAGCTCATGTCTATCCAGGGTTTCTCGACGAGCGTCCTCGTGCACTACGTCATCGGTCTAG CCAAGGACTGCTCTTCCGCCGGCGATCTCGTGGGGAAGCTCGTCGACTACGGCTTCTCCTCGTCCGCCGAGACGACCAGCTTCGCCGCCGACATCTACGCCAAGGTCCCCCGCAAGGGCAAGAGCATCAGT AATTACCAGAAACAGGAAAGGGATGCAGCAAAGCTTGTCAAGAAACAAAGCACCTACAAGCTGTTggccgatgaggatgatgatgagattGACAACCACACGACGAGCTCGGCGAGCGCATCCTCTAAGAGCAGGAAGCATTTTAGGAGGAAGACTCAAGACCAAGACGATGGGAAGGATGATGAT GAAACAGCAGCGCATATTTCTGAGAGGAGTGTACGAAGGAGAACAGAAGAAGTGGATGATGAAGACGGCAACGACACTCTGGAT GAAGAACAAGAAATTTTAAGGGATCAGCAGGAAAGGGCACAGCTAGAGAAGAACATGAGAGAAAGAGATGCAGTGCACACTCGAAAG TTGATGGAGCGACAGTTATCTAAGGAAGAACAAG AGGAGCTTACCAGAAGATCACAAGCATTGGAAAAGAATGACACTTCAGATCTGAG AGATTTTTCAAGGCAAGCGTACTTGCAAAAGCGAAGGGATAAAAAAATTGATGAGATTCG GGACGAAATTCTCGATCATGAATACCTTTTTCAGGATGTGACACTGACCGAAGCAGAAAAAAATGACTTCAG ATACAAGAAGAAGATTTTTGATCTTGTTAAGCAGCATGTTGAGAGTGCAGATGATGTTGCTGAG TACAAAATGCCTGAAGCTTATGACATGGGTGAAGGTGTTAATCAAGAAAAGAGATTCTCGGTAGCAATGCAGCGTTACAA AGATCCTGAGGCCAAAGATAAAATGAATCCTTTCGCTGAACAGGAAGCATGGGAAGAACATCAAATAG GAAAGTCTAAGCTGGAATTTGGATCGAAAGATAGAAAGCGGTCTTCTAATGAGTACCA GTATGTATTTGATGATCAAATTGATTTTGTAAAATCATCGGTCATAGAAGGAACACAG TTTGAAGATGATTCAGACCAAGAGACCATTGATGCAAAAGATATTTTAAAAAGAGAACTTCAG GATGAGCGGAAAACCCTTCCAATCTATAAATTCAGAGATGACCTGCTCAAGGCTGTTGATGAATATCAG GTTATTGTCATAGTGGGAGAAACCGGCTCTGGTAAAACAACACAAATACCTCAatatcttcatgaagctggatatACAGCAAGAGGAAAG GTTGCTTGTACACAACCTCGTCGAGTGGCAGCCATGAGCGTTGCAGCAAGGGTGTCTCAAGAGATGGGTGTGAAATTGGGACACGAG GTTGGTTACTCCATAAGGTTTGAGGATTGCACCTCAGAGAAAACAATGATTAAATACATGACTGATGGAATGCTTTTGAGGGAGTTTCTCGGAGAACCAGATTTGGCGGGCTACAG TGTTGTCATGGTTGATGAGGCTCATGAGCGCACGCTGTCTACTGATATCTTGTTTGGTTTGGTTAAG GACATTGCTAGGTTTCGTCCAGACCTGAAGTTGCTTATTTCAAGTGCAACCCTTGACGCTGAAAAATTTAGCGACTACTTTGATTCAGCTCCTATTTTCAAGATTCCTGGGAGGCGATACCCTGTTGAAGTTCATTATACAAAAGCTCCAGAAGCAGATTATATTGATGCTGCCATTGTCACTATTTTACAGATACATGTGACACAGCCCCCTGGTGATATCCTAGTGTTCCTTACAGGACAGGAAGAAATTGAAACAGTTGATGAAATCCTTAAACACAAAACAAGGGGTTTAGGCACAAAGATTCCAGAGCTAAATATATGCCCTATTTATGCAAATCTGCCTACTGAACTTCAAGCGAAGATCTTTGAAACAACCCCTGAGGGTTCTCGGAAAGTGGTCCTGGCCACTAATATAGCAGAGACTTCACTAACCATTGATGGTATAAAATATGTTATTGACCCAGGTTTTTGTAAGATCAAGTCATACAACCCTCGTACCGGGATGGAATCCCTGCTTATCAATCCCATCTCAAAGGCATCAGCAAACCAGAGGGCAGGAAGATCTGGACGGACAGGACCAGGAAAATGTTTCCGTCTGTACACAAGTTATAACTACATGCATGATCTTGAGGATAATACTGTTCCAGAGATACAAAGAACCAACCTTGCAAATGTTGTTCTTACACTTAAGAGTCTTGGTATTCATGACTTGGTTAATTTTGATTTTATGGACCCACCTCCTTCAGAGGCCTTGTTGAAGGCCCTGGAACAACTTTTTGCTCTCAGTGCACTCAACAGTCGTGGAGAGTTGACCAAGACTGGAAGACGAATGGCAGAGTTtccactagatcccatgttgtcaAAGATGATAGTAGCTTCGGAGAAATACAAGTGTTCTGATGAGGTCATGTCCATTGCGTCAATGTTGTCGATCGGCAATTCTATATTCTACCGTCCGAAAGACAAACAGGTTCATGCAGATAATGCAAGGCTGAACTTCCACACTGGGAACGTTGGGGACCACATAGCATTACTCAAT GTTTATAACTCATGGAGAGAAACAGACTTCTCGACTCAATGGTGCTATGAAAATTATATCCAG GTCCGCAGCATGAAGAGAGCAAGAGATATTCGAGATCAACTGGAGGGACTTATGGAGAGAGTCGAGATTGAGGTGTGTTCAAATGCCAGTGACTTGGATGCTATTAAAAAGGCTATAACATCCG gTTTCTTCCACCACTCTGCTCGGTTGCAGAAGAATGGCTCATATAGAACTGTCAAGAATCCTCAGACGGTCTTTATCCACCCTAGTTCAGGATTAGCACAG CTACTTCCCCGTTGGGTAATATACCACGAACTAGTTCTCACGACTAAAGAGTACATGCGTCAG GTGACGGAACTGAAGCCTGAATGGCTGGTGGAAATTGCCCCGCACTACTACCAACTAAAAGATGTGGACGACG CTGCTTCGAAGAAGCTGCCCAAGGGCCAAGGACGAGCTGCATTGTAG